From Rhodovastum atsumiense, a single genomic window includes:
- the cysE gene encoding serine O-acetyltransferase: protein MGFMFLRDAIHAYQERDPAARSWLTVLLCYPGLHALIWHRMAHALWELRLFLLARMLAHLGRFLTGIEIHPAARIGRRLVIDHGLGVVIGETAEIGDDVHLYHQVTLGGTSLARGKRHPTIGNNVIIGAGAKVLGNITIGDNARIGANAVVLAPVPAGTTVVGIPARPVDRRHLPNLRPCFDPYGTPAEGVLDPLLHDIEQLRTELTEIEARLARIDPDGRATTRPGHGVTIGT, encoded by the coding sequence ATGGGATTCATGTTTTTGCGGGACGCCATCCACGCCTATCAGGAGCGCGATCCGGCGGCACGGTCCTGGCTGACGGTTTTGCTGTGCTACCCCGGGTTGCACGCACTGATCTGGCATCGCATGGCCCATGCCTTGTGGGAATTACGCTTGTTCCTGCTGGCGCGAATGCTTGCGCATCTCGGCCGTTTTTTGACCGGAATCGAAATCCATCCCGCCGCGCGCATCGGCCGGCGCCTGGTCATCGACCACGGCCTGGGCGTGGTAATCGGGGAAACGGCGGAAATCGGCGACGATGTCCACCTGTATCACCAGGTGACGCTGGGGGGGACGTCGCTGGCCCGCGGCAAGCGCCATCCGACCATCGGCAACAACGTCATCATCGGGGCCGGCGCCAAGGTGCTGGGCAACATCACCATCGGCGACAATGCCCGGATCGGCGCCAATGCCGTCGTGCTCGCGCCGGTGCCGGCCGGGACCACGGTGGTCGGCATCCCGGCCCGGCCGGTGGATCGCCGCCACCTGCCGAACCTGCGGCCATGCTTCGACCCGTATGGCACCCCGGCCGAAGGCGTGCTGGACCCGCTGCTGCACGACATCGAGCAACTGCGCACCGAGCTGACTGAAATCGAGGCAAGGCTGGCCCGGATCGACCCCGACGGCAGGGCGACGACACGGCCGGGCCACGGCGTGACGATTGGAACCTAG
- a CDS encoding cysteine desulfurase family protein codes for MTYLDANATEPLRPEARRAVLEALDLTGNPSSVHAAGRAARRLLEEARERLATRFGARAQDVIFTSGGTEANALALHALGAGRRLIVGATEHAAIRAAAPGATVLPVDAEGVADLDALRRLLAGGPPALVCLMLANNETGTIQPVAEAAALCRDAGARLHVDAVQGAGRIGADLAGLGADSLALSAHKLGGPPGAGALLVAPAHSAGLAPLIGGGGQERNRRGGTPALPAIAGFAAAATALDVAAMAALARLRDTAEHAAIAAGARPLGAGAARLPNTTCLALPGVRADTQVIALDLAGIQVSAGAACSSGKVERSHVLDAMGAGALAAEAIRVSLPWNATETDISAFVNAYQSMAARLCRNAA; via the coding sequence GTGACCTACCTCGATGCCAATGCCACCGAGCCGCTGCGCCCCGAGGCGCGCCGGGCGGTGCTGGAGGCGCTCGACCTGACCGGGAACCCCTCCTCGGTGCACGCCGCCGGGCGGGCGGCGCGGCGCCTGTTGGAGGAAGCGCGGGAGCGGCTCGCCACCCGCTTCGGCGCCCGGGCGCAGGACGTGATCTTCACCTCGGGCGGCACCGAGGCCAACGCGCTGGCGCTGCACGCGCTCGGCGCCGGGCGGCGCCTGATCGTCGGCGCCACCGAGCATGCCGCCATCCGCGCCGCCGCCCCCGGCGCCACCGTGCTGCCCGTGGATGCCGAGGGCGTGGCCGACCTCGACGCCCTGCGCCGCCTGCTGGCCGGGGGGCCGCCGGCGCTGGTCTGCCTGATGCTCGCCAACAACGAGACCGGCACGATCCAGCCGGTGGCGGAGGCGGCGGCGCTGTGCCGGGACGCCGGCGCGCGGCTGCATGTCGACGCCGTGCAGGGGGCCGGGCGCATCGGCGCGGACCTGGCCGGGCTCGGCGCCGACAGCCTGGCGCTGTCCGCCCATAAGCTCGGCGGCCCGCCGGGGGCGGGGGCGCTGCTGGTGGCGCCGGCGCATTCGGCCGGGCTGGCGCCGCTGATCGGCGGCGGCGGCCAGGAACGCAACCGCCGCGGCGGCACCCCGGCCCTGCCCGCCATCGCCGGCTTCGCCGCCGCCGCGACAGCCCTGGATGTCGCCGCCATGGCGGCGCTGGCGCGGCTGCGCGACACCGCCGAACACGCCGCCATCGCCGCCGGCGCCCGCCCGCTCGGCGCCGGGGCCGCACGCCTGCCCAACACCACCTGCCTCGCCTTGCCGGGGGTGCGGGCGGATACCCAGGTGATCGCGCTCGACCTCGCCGGCATCCAGGTCTCGGCCGGGGCCGCCTGCTCCTCGGGCAAGGTGGAGCGCAGCCACGTGCTGGACGCCATGGGCGCCGGCGCGCTCGCCGCGGAGGCGATCCGGGTGTCGCTGCCCTGGAACGCCACCGAAACCGATATCAGCGCTTTCGTGAACGCATACCAATCCATGGCCGCGCGGCTTTGCCGCAACGCCGCCTGA
- a CDS encoding Rrf2 family transcriptional regulator, translated as MHLSTRARYAVMAMVDLACRDGGEAPDGGPVTLAQIAASQQLSLCYLEQLFVGLRRAGLVLSARGPGGGYRLGRPAVEMVIADIVDAVEEPIRATRCADEAGCMKDKDGGTATCSTHDLWCELERQIRLFLSGVTLADVVHGRVSGRAVAPLLLEAV; from the coding sequence ATGCATCTCTCGACGCGCGCGCGTTATGCGGTGATGGCAATGGTGGACCTCGCCTGTCGGGATGGCGGCGAGGCCCCGGATGGCGGGCCGGTGACGCTCGCCCAGATCGCGGCGAGCCAGCAGCTCAGCCTGTGCTACCTGGAACAGCTTTTCGTCGGACTGCGCCGGGCCGGGCTGGTGCTGTCCGCCCGCGGCCCTGGCGGTGGCTACCGGCTGGGGCGGCCGGCCGTCGAGATGGTGATCGCCGACATCGTCGATGCGGTGGAGGAACCAATCCGGGCAACGCGCTGCGCCGATGAGGCCGGCTGCATGAAGGACAAGGACGGCGGCACCGCGACCTGCAGCACGCATGACCTCTGGTGCGAGCTGGAACGGCAGATCCGCCTGTTCCTCTCCGGCGTCACCCTGGCCGACGTGGTGCACGGCCGCGTCTCCGGCCGGGCCGTCGCGCCGCTGCTGCTGGAGGCGGTGTGA